A part of Desulfovibrio psychrotolerans genomic DNA contains:
- a CDS encoding cytochrome c3 family protein, translating to MRKSLFIALVAALALAFALPLVAAEAPADGYRMEATKMPVVFNHSTHASAQCADCHHPVDGKENFGKCSTEGCHSTAEADKNVKGSYYKVIHDRKAGTVATCISCHNDVAGADKDKKKALTGCKQSSCHP from the coding sequence ATGAGGAAGTCATTGTTCATTGCTCTGGTTGCTGCTCTGGCTCTGGCCTTCGCGTTGCCGCTGGTTGCTGCTGAAGCTCCCGCAGACGGGTACAGGATGGAAGCCACGAAGATGCCTGTGGTCTTCAACCACTCCACCCACGCGTCTGCACAGTGTGCCGACTGTCACCACCCCGTGGATGGCAAGGAAAACTTCGGCAAGTGCTCTACTGAGGGCTGCCACTCCACCGCCGAAGCCGACAAGAACGTCAAGGGCTCTTACTACAAGGTCATCCATGACCGTAAGGCTGGCACCGTTGCCACCTGTATTTCCTGCCACAACGACGTAGCGGGCGCAGACAAGGACAAGAAGAAGGCCCTCACCGGCTGCAAGCAGTCCAGCTGCCATCCCTAA
- the fliQ gene encoding flagellar biosynthesis protein FliQ, with product MTPEFVIGFARQSIELALMLALPMLGVGLAVGVFVSVIQAATQIQEMTLSFIPKIVSIFIALLFSFPWLMERMVTFTRDVFINIPNYVR from the coding sequence ATGACGCCCGAATTTGTGATTGGCTTTGCCAGACAGTCCATAGAATTGGCCCTGATGCTTGCCCTGCCCATGTTGGGCGTGGGACTTGCCGTGGGTGTGTTTGTCTCTGTGATTCAGGCGGCAACGCAAATTCAGGAGATGACCCTTTCGTTCATTCCCAAGATCGTCTCCATATTTATTGCCCTGCTGTTCTCGTTTCCGTGGCTCATGGAGCGCATGGTGACGTTTACCCGTGACGTATTCATCAATATTCCCAACTACGTGCGCTGA
- the fliP gene encoding flagellar type III secretion system pore protein FliP (The bacterial flagellar biogenesis protein FliP forms a type III secretion system (T3SS)-type pore required for flagellar assembly.), with product MTGHANRTKQTSGPCWKKRATGRVLLSLALLLGLPVLAAAAQDLALPTLSLQLAGGETEPEKVSVLFEILFMLTILSLAPAIMLTVTSFTRIIIVFHFIRMALGVQQLPPNQVLASLAIFMTVAIMMPVVTDINQNAVQPYLNEEIGFSKMLDTAQQPLRTFMFKHTREKDLSIFYTITKMERPKNKDEVPTFMLAAGFIISELKTAFTIGFLIYIPFLILDMVISSILLAMGMMMLPPMMVSAPFKLLLFVMVDGWSLLTGSLVNSFLL from the coding sequence ATGACGGGACACGCGAATCGGACAAAGCAGACTTCAGGGCCATGTTGGAAAAAGCGGGCGACGGGGAGAGTTCTTCTTAGCCTAGCTCTGCTGCTGGGGCTGCCAGTTCTTGCAGCAGCGGCGCAGGACCTTGCCCTGCCCACGCTTTCGTTACAGCTTGCCGGGGGAGAGACTGAGCCGGAGAAGGTTTCTGTCCTTTTTGAAATCCTGTTCATGCTCACCATACTGTCGCTGGCTCCGGCCATAATGCTGACAGTAACCTCCTTTACCCGCATCATCATCGTCTTCCATTTTATCCGCATGGCGCTGGGCGTGCAGCAGCTGCCGCCCAACCAGGTGCTGGCGAGCCTTGCCATATTTATGACTGTTGCCATTATGATGCCTGTGGTGACCGACATAAACCAGAACGCCGTGCAGCCCTATCTGAACGAAGAAATAGGGTTTTCCAAAATGCTGGATACGGCGCAGCAGCCGCTGCGCACGTTCATGTTCAAGCACACGCGGGAGAAGGACCTTTCCATCTTCTATACCATCACCAAGATGGAGCGCCCGAAGAACAAGGACGAAGTGCCCACCTTTATGCTGGCGGCCGGGTTCATCATCAGCGAATTGAAGACAGCCTTTACCATAGGGTTTCTCATCTACATTCCGTTTCTCATCCTCGACATGGTTATTTCCAGCATCCTGCTCGCCATGGGTATGATGATGCTGCCGCCCATGATGGTTTCCGCACCGTTCAAGCTGCTGCTCTTCGTCATGGTGGACGGATGGAGTTTGCTGACCGGCTCTTTGGTGAACAGTTTTCTCTTATAG
- the fliO gene encoding flagellar biosynthetic protein FliO, which produces MLNATQISAAMADAANATNATFRAAVAHNATAEAMVAPGGPIGSVGAVGPGSPVARAVEEGVNATTLFSSGTAPLEAAPQIMGWGGYFQAIGVLLLILGALYMGLWALKRFGKLRAMGSLGRQGLAVEGQFHLGPKKSLVVVRFLNKRLLLGVTDHNINLLTETEADHDGTRESDKADFRAMLEKAGDGESSS; this is translated from the coding sequence TTGCTTAACGCAACGCAGATAAGCGCCGCCATGGCGGATGCGGCAAACGCGACAAATGCGACTTTTCGGGCAGCCGTGGCACACAACGCCACGGCAGAAGCCATGGTTGCGCCTGGCGGGCCTATCGGGTCTGTAGGGGCTGTCGGGCCTGGCAGCCCTGTTGCGCGGGCGGTGGAAGAGGGTGTCAACGCAACGACGCTGTTTTCTTCCGGCACCGCACCCCTTGAGGCGGCTCCCCAGATAATGGGCTGGGGTGGGTATTTTCAGGCCATAGGCGTGCTGCTGCTCATTCTGGGCGCGCTGTACATGGGCCTGTGGGCGCTCAAGCGGTTCGGCAAGCTGCGGGCCATGGGCAGCCTTGGACGTCAGGGGTTGGCCGTGGAGGGGCAGTTTCACCTTGGTCCCAAGAAATCTCTGGTGGTGGTACGCTTCTTGAATAAACGGTTGCTGTTGGGGGTCACTGACCACAACATCAATCTTTTAACGGAGACGGAAGCGGACCATGACGGGACACGCGAATCGGACAAAGCAGACTTCAGGGCCATGTTGGAAAAAGCGGGCGACGGGGAGAGTTCTTCTTAG
- the fliN gene encoding flagellar motor switch protein FliN, with translation MADELDQDQLAAQWAAALEAQEEGDPDPFEAAAAAAAAAPAAAPAAAQKNGKAGGMSDDERLAAEWAAALASDEQDQVKKEKEQAFFASAAREATFKDLTEEAKNPRPDSGKRELDFILDIPLDVSAELGRTRLLINELLQLGQGSVVELNKLAGEPLEIFVNGKLVARGEAVVINEKFGVRLTDIISPIERVKQLA, from the coding sequence ATGGCTGACGAACTCGATCAGGATCAGTTGGCGGCACAATGGGCGGCAGCGCTGGAAGCGCAGGAAGAGGGCGATCCCGATCCCTTTGAGGCGGCTGCAGCCGCTGCGGCAGCCGCTCCGGCGGCAGCTCCCGCGGCAGCGCAGAAGAACGGCAAGGCAGGCGGTATGAGCGATGATGAACGGCTTGCCGCAGAATGGGCAGCAGCCCTTGCCTCTGACGAGCAGGATCAGGTGAAGAAGGAGAAGGAACAGGCCTTTTTTGCCTCTGCTGCGCGGGAAGCCACGTTCAAGGATTTGACGGAAGAAGCCAAGAACCCCCGGCCCGACAGCGGCAAGCGCGAGCTGGATTTCATTCTGGACATCCCGCTGGATGTTTCTGCGGAGCTTGGGCGCACCCGGCTGCTCATAAACGAACTGCTTCAGCTCGGTCAGGGTTCGGTGGTGGAACTGAACAAGCTGGCCGGGGAACCGCTGGAGATTTTTGTGAACGGCAAGCTTGTGGCGCGCGGTGAGGCCGTGGTTATTAACGAAAAGTTCGGGGTGCGGCTCACGGATATTATCAGTCCCATTGAACGGGTGAAACAGCTTGCTTAA
- a CDS encoding flagellar basal body-associated FliL family protein, with protein MADAGQPEKKKSKLKWIIVLVLLVIVLGAGGFAAWKFFLSAPEDPAGQQLPLDAGAAGEVSPKDARVVTLPTFLVNLADPLGRRYIKLTLDVEVVSPAAAAELESSQAKVRDAIILLLSSKSYVDLAPLENKILLKNEIVTRLNQIMGGSKVVRVYFTELVIQ; from the coding sequence ATGGCCGATGCGGGACAGCCGGAAAAGAAGAAGAGCAAGCTCAAGTGGATAATTGTGCTTGTGCTGCTGGTTATTGTGCTGGGGGCGGGTGGTTTTGCGGCGTGGAAGTTTTTTCTGAGCGCGCCGGAGGATCCCGCAGGGCAGCAACTGCCCCTTGATGCGGGTGCCGCGGGCGAAGTAAGCCCCAAGGATGCCCGCGTGGTGACGCTGCCCACGTTTCTTGTGAACCTTGCGGACCCGCTTGGTCGCCGCTACATTAAGCTGACGCTGGATGTGGAGGTGGTGAGCCCCGCCGCTGCCGCGGAATTGGAATCATCGCAGGCGAAGGTGCGGGACGCGATTATTCTGCTGCTTTCCAGCAAGTCGTATGTGGACCTTGCCCCGCTGGAGAACAAGATTCTGCTCAAGAACGAGATTGTGACGCGGCTGAACCAGATTATGGGCGGCTCCAAGGTGGTGCGGGTGTATTTTACGGAACTGGTCATTCAGTAG
- a CDS encoding OmpA/MotB family protein: MARKKKEKGGGGTPAWLITFSDLVTLLLTFFVLLLSMASMDRVMLSQMSPFQSRAEIISHQGSGKVPTRVTVLLKLLEDTQMALNKPERIKDLLFPDDVLPPDIDVSTLDRNLRILEHPEGLAIVLTDSLLFPSGSYTLNPAAEKLLEQVGMMLQYTTADCNIAGHTDNMPSAPLDNYALSGMRAMAVLDYFLALGIAPQRFSVSGYGPDKPAMDNMTEAGRAQNRRVEILIKTSQWMGRYM, translated from the coding sequence ATGGCACGAAAGAAGAAGGAAAAGGGCGGTGGCGGCACCCCGGCGTGGTTGATTACGTTTTCGGACCTTGTCACGCTGCTGCTGACGTTTTTTGTGTTGCTGCTGAGTATGGCCTCTATGGACCGGGTAATGCTCTCGCAGATGAGTCCTTTTCAGAGCCGTGCCGAAATTATCAGCCATCAGGGATCGGGGAAGGTGCCCACAAGGGTGACTGTGCTGCTGAAACTGCTGGAAGATACGCAGATGGCTCTGAACAAGCCGGAACGCATAAAGGACCTGCTCTTCCCGGACGATGTGCTGCCGCCTGATATTGATGTGAGCACGCTGGACAGGAATTTGCGGATTCTGGAGCATCCCGAAGGGCTTGCCATTGTGCTGACGGACTCGCTGCTTTTTCCTTCCGGCAGCTATACGCTGAACCCGGCGGCGGAAAAGCTGCTGGAACAGGTGGGAATGATGTTGCAATACACCACGGCGGACTGCAACATAGCGGGGCATACGGACAACATGCCTTCTGCACCGTTGGACAATTATGCCCTTTCCGGCATGCGGGCGATGGCTGTTCTGGACTATTTTCTTGCGCTGGGCATTGCCCCGCAACGGTTTTCTGTAAGCGGCTACGGGCCGGACAAGCCTGCGATGGACAACATGACGGAAGCCGGAAGGGCGCAGAACAGGCGTGTGGAGATTCTGATTAAGACCTCCCAGTGGATGGGACGATATATGTAG
- a CDS encoding OmpA/MotB family protein produces MAKRKKKKGGGDAPAWLITFSDMMTLMLTFFVLLVSMAVIDERRKLVVLNSISGAFGEGLGSFNPKTPRHHTRLIEPGAMDMETDSLEPLKEMLWDDQRGDLNFQENSYVQIFSISDEVLFRPGTAELSEEGVVLINRMLPWLLRVNHPLLLAGHTSGLREEMGEDYRVDLGSLPTRSPAWELSFLRVMSIYRYLTGRGMSTESLTVEAFGSNRPRWTENTPEGRRMNRRVDIVLDRRNKEWIERMERLRQSGAAGSGDFNYRDFRFRLSLPGSSPPETGE; encoded by the coding sequence ATGGCAAAGCGCAAGAAGAAAAAAGGCGGCGGAGACGCCCCGGCATGGCTCATCACCTTCTCGGACATGATGACGCTGATGCTCACGTTCTTTGTGCTGCTGGTAAGTATGGCGGTTATTGACGAGCGGCGCAAACTGGTGGTGCTGAATTCCATTTCCGGTGCCTTTGGCGAGGGGCTTGGCAGCTTTAACCCCAAAACGCCGCGACACCACACCCGGCTTATTGAACCGGGGGCCATGGATATGGAAACCGACTCGCTGGAACCGCTTAAGGAAATGCTGTGGGACGACCAGCGCGGGGATTTGAATTTTCAGGAAAACAGCTATGTGCAGATATTTTCCATAAGCGATGAGGTGCTCTTCCGGCCCGGAACGGCAGAGTTAAGCGAAGAAGGTGTGGTGCTTATCAACCGTATGCTGCCGTGGCTGCTGCGGGTGAACCATCCGCTTCTGCTGGCGGGGCATACCTCCGGCCTGCGGGAGGAGATGGGAGAGGATTACCGGGTGGACCTGGGCAGCCTGCCGACCCGTTCGCCCGCATGGGAGCTTTCCTTTTTGCGCGTGATGAGCATTTACCGCTACCTCACGGGAAGGGGGATGTCTACGGAATCGCTTACGGTGGAAGCGTTTGGCAGCAACCGACCGCGCTGGACGGAAAACACGCCCGAAGGCAGGCGCATGAACCGGCGGGTGGATATTGTGCTTGACCGGCGCAACAAGGAATGGATTGAGCGCATGGAAAGGCTGCGTCAGAGCGGTGCCGCTGGTTCCGGGGATTTTAACTACAGGGATTTTCGGTTCCGGCTGAGCTTGCCGGGTTCTTCGCCCCCAGAGACGGGAGAGTGA
- a CDS encoding motility protein A, protein MDLATILGIVLSFGLVVAAIMSGSSLFIFIDGASMAIVLGGTTGALLVNYPLGKVLSVTGVIKKTLFSKSESPSTIIEQFMDYANRARREGILSLEPIIKEIDDAYLRKGLQLTVDGLEPAAIQEIMETEIANIEGRHENGYDIVKALGEYAPALGMIGTVIGLVQMLQTMNDPSSIGPAMAVALITTFYGAILANLVFNPMAGKLKSRSKDEILIKEMQMEGILAISKGENPRIIQEKLSSFQPPRERKSSD, encoded by the coding sequence ATGGATTTGGCAACCATACTGGGAATAGTGCTGTCATTCGGGCTTGTGGTGGCCGCCATCATGTCGGGCAGCAGCTTGTTCATCTTCATTGACGGCGCGTCCATGGCCATTGTTCTGGGGGGCACGACCGGCGCATTGTTGGTGAACTACCCGCTCGGCAAGGTGCTTTCCGTGACCGGCGTTATCAAGAAGACGCTGTTCTCCAAGTCGGAAAGCCCCTCCACCATCATTGAACAGTTCATGGACTACGCCAACCGCGCCCGCCGCGAGGGGATTCTTTCCCTTGAGCCCATTATCAAGGAGATTGATGACGCCTATCTGCGCAAGGGGCTGCAGCTTACCGTGGACGGACTGGAGCCTGCGGCCATTCAGGAAATTATGGAGACGGAAATCGCCAACATAGAGGGCCGCCACGAAAACGGCTACGACATTGTGAAAGCCCTTGGCGAATATGCTCCGGCCCTTGGCATGATTGGTACGGTTATCGGGCTTGTGCAGATGTTGCAGACCATGAACGACCCCAGTTCCATCGGCCCGGCCATGGCGGTGGCGCTTATCACGACTTTTTACGGGGCCATTCTGGCCAACCTGGTGTTCAACCCCATGGCGGGCAAGCTGAAATCGCGCAGCAAGGACGAGATTCTCATCAAGGAGATGCAGATGGAAGGCATTCTGGCCATCTCCAAGGGGGAGAACCCGCGTATTATTCAGGAAAAGCTTTCCAGCTTCCAGCCGCCCAGGGAGCGCAAAAGCAGCGACTAG
- a CDS encoding YggS family pyridoxal phosphate-dependent enzyme has product MAMMEEKQAAALRQRFLEVRDRVRAAARASGRQEDAVALVAVSKTHPAEAVAELAALGHTLFGESYVQEALAKQEAVCSLMGGEAGRQVQWHFIGHLQSKKAKDVVGRFSLIHAVDSLKLAQNMQNRLAMLPVTQTGAPAGVQDVLIQVNIGREPQKSGVAIEDAASLAEDVAQMPLLRLQGFMCMPPFHCTGDMATPFFEHMRTIRDAVEHRLGMPLPHLSMGMSHDFEQAIAQGATLVRVGTDIFGTRDA; this is encoded by the coding sequence ATGGCGATGATGGAAGAAAAACAGGCTGCGGCGTTGCGGCAGCGTTTTCTGGAAGTGCGCGACAGGGTGCGTGCCGCTGCCCGCGCATCCGGAAGGCAGGAGGATGCGGTGGCACTGGTTGCCGTTTCCAAGACGCATCCGGCGGAAGCCGTGGCTGAGCTGGCAGCCCTGGGGCATACCCTGTTCGGGGAAAGTTACGTGCAGGAGGCCCTTGCCAAGCAGGAGGCGGTTTGCTCCCTGATGGGCGGGGAGGCCGGGCGACAGGTGCAGTGGCATTTTATTGGCCACCTGCAAAGCAAGAAGGCCAAGGATGTGGTGGGGAGGTTTTCCCTTATCCATGCCGTGGATTCGCTCAAGTTGGCACAGAACATGCAAAATCGTTTGGCAATGCTGCCGGTTACGCAGACAGGTGCCCCGGCAGGAGTGCAGGATGTGCTCATTCAGGTGAATATTGGCAGGGAGCCGCAAAAATCGGGCGTTGCCATTGAGGATGCCGCCTCCCTTGCCGAAGACGTGGCGCAGATGCCCCTGCTGCGGCTGCAGGGTTTTATGTGCATGCCGCCGTTTCACTGCACGGGCGACATGGCTACGCCATTTTTTGAGCATATGCGGACCATACGCGATGCCGTGGAACACAGGCTGGGTATGCCGCTGCCCCATCTTTCCATGGGCATGTCGCACGATTTTGAGCAGGCTATTGCGCAGGGCGCCACGCTGGTGCGCGTGGGAACAGATATTTTTGGTACACGGGACGCCTGA
- the era gene encoding GTPase Era yields the protein MSETEHRCGWVAMMGPPNAGKSTLLNAFLGQKVAIVTPKPQTTRHQISGILSRPDSQIIFMDTPGIHQLRGKMNKLLLQTAWQAMSGADVVMVVLDSDLYIRKPDFFDNDIEPLSEAILNETRPVAVVVNKVDLFRDKAKMLPLLERLSKLWPNAEVFPVSAKNADGLTAVLQFIQSRLPVSPPLYPADQLSTMPLRFMAAEVVREKLFLDLRQELPYYTAVEIEKWEDTGDRIIVNAIIYVARKTHKAMVIGKGGQNLKSVGTAARKELQEMTGKKVHLELWVKIREGWTEDIGFLRMLGLSS from the coding sequence ATGAGCGAAACAGAACACCGTTGCGGATGGGTGGCCATGATGGGCCCGCCCAATGCGGGCAAATCTACGCTGCTGAACGCCTTTTTGGGGCAGAAGGTGGCCATAGTGACCCCCAAGCCGCAGACCACCCGGCACCAGATAAGCGGCATTCTTTCCCGGCCGGACAGCCAGATAATCTTCATGGACACCCCGGGGATTCACCAGCTGCGCGGCAAGATGAACAAGTTGCTGCTGCAGACCGCATGGCAGGCCATGAGCGGGGCGGACGTGGTGATGGTGGTGCTGGATTCTGACCTGTACATCCGCAAGCCGGACTTTTTTGACAACGACATTGAGCCGCTGAGCGAAGCCATTCTGAACGAGACGCGTCCCGTTGCAGTGGTGGTGAACAAGGTGGACCTGTTCCGGGACAAGGCCAAGATGCTTCCGCTGCTGGAACGGCTGAGCAAGCTGTGGCCCAATGCGGAGGTGTTTCCCGTTTCCGCCAAGAACGCGGACGGACTGACTGCCGTGCTGCAATTCATACAAAGCAGGCTGCCCGTAAGCCCGCCCCTGTATCCTGCCGATCAGCTTTCTACCATGCCGCTGCGCTTTATGGCTGCGGAAGTGGTGCGCGAGAAGCTCTTCCTCGACCTGCGGCAGGAGTTGCCGTATTATACGGCCGTGGAGATTGAAAAGTGGGAGGACACGGGCGACCGCATTATTGTGAACGCCATTATTTACGTTGCCCGCAAGACGCACAAGGCCATGGTTATAGGCAAGGGCGGACAGAACCTGAAGAGTGTGGGCACGGCTGCCCGCAAGGAGCTGCAGGAGATGACCGGCAAGAAGGTGCACCTGGAACTGTGGGTGAAGATTCGCGAAGGGTGGACCGAGGATATTGGCTTTTTGCGCATGCTCGGGCTGTCCTCATAG
- a CDS encoding glycosyltransferase family 9 protein: protein MNTLLVNLTRFGDLLQTQPVISGFARTGRRVGLVCLDNFAPATDLLRDVDAVYPLAGGGLLAALDADWRGALGRLWRWSGEAAAFEADEVLNLTATLSVRLLASHLVLHRALPAGETEGPGANRAVLRGFGLDAYGFGMNSDPWSTFLQASTRLRGCSPFNLVDLYWKAAGLDGLPGAGERVFCLRTPQPGHTEAADALLATAPGGAEIQGFVALQLGASEDRRRWPVAHFAALGDMLWRSRRLLPVLLGAGSEAHLGERYAASATEPHLSLIGRTELPVLAAVLRRMRLLASNDTGTMHLAAGLGVPVLAVFLATAQPWDTGPYLEGSCSLEPAMDCHPCPFGKPCPYEHACRSRVSAQTVFSLADAWLEQGAWRDPGTGEARVWVARRGTDGGMDLASLSGHEETDRTQWVRLQRHFYSQFLDRPSASLARGDTPVRAIVPPMRPCGLSAQAGETVRREILQASQLLHLLAEQGKLLAARPTDMAKQRFLGTWQRLQTLWDNSAYFNVLGYLWMCESQEAGGDLPAMLALAQQYAVLMAAWAQGAEA, encoded by the coding sequence ATGAATACGCTGCTCGTGAACCTGACCCGATTCGGCGACCTGCTGCAGACGCAGCCGGTGATTTCCGGCTTTGCGCGCACCGGGCGCAGGGTGGGGCTGGTCTGTCTGGATAATTTTGCCCCGGCCACGGACCTGCTGCGTGATGTGGACGCCGTATACCCGCTCGCGGGGGGCGGGCTGCTGGCGGCACTGGATGCCGACTGGCGCGGTGCACTGGGCAGGTTATGGCGGTGGAGCGGGGAAGCCGCCGCCTTTGAAGCGGACGAGGTGCTGAACCTGACCGCCACCCTCAGTGTGCGCCTGCTGGCGTCGCACCTGGTTTTGCACCGGGCATTGCCTGCCGGGGAGACGGAGGGACCGGGAGCGAACCGGGCCGTGCTGCGCGGGTTCGGGCTGGACGCTTACGGGTTCGGGATGAACAGCGACCCGTGGAGCACGTTTTTGCAGGCATCCACCCGGCTGCGTGGGTGCAGCCCGTTCAATCTGGTGGACCTGTATTGGAAGGCGGCGGGGCTGGATGGTCTGCCCGGTGCGGGGGAGCGCGTTTTTTGCCTGCGGACACCGCAGCCCGGACACACGGAAGCGGCGGATGCCCTGCTTGCCACGGCACCCGGCGGGGCGGAGATTCAGGGGTTTGTGGCCCTGCAACTGGGAGCCAGCGAAGACCGCCGCCGTTGGCCCGTGGCGCATTTTGCCGCGCTGGGCGATATGCTGTGGCGCAGCCGCCGCCTGCTGCCCGTATTGCTGGGGGCAGGGAGCGAGGCGCATCTGGGCGAACGCTACGCCGCGTCTGCAACGGAACCGCACCTGAGCCTCATAGGCAGGACAGAGCTGCCCGTGCTGGCTGCCGTTCTCAGGCGTATGCGGCTGCTGGCGAGCAACGACACCGGGACCATGCACCTTGCCGCAGGGCTGGGTGTGCCTGTGCTGGCGGTGTTTCTTGCCACCGCGCAGCCGTGGGACACGGGGCCGTATCTGGAAGGCAGTTGCAGCCTTGAGCCGGCTATGGACTGTCATCCGTGCCCGTTCGGCAAGCCGTGCCCGTATGAGCACGCCTGCCGCTCCCGCGTTTCTGCGCAGACAGTGTTTTCGCTTGCGGACGCGTGGCTTGAGCAGGGCGCATGGCGCGACCCCGGCACGGGCGAGGCGCGGGTGTGGGTGGCACGGCGTGGGACGGACGGCGGCATGGACCTTGCCTCCCTTTCCGGGCACGAGGAGACGGACCGCACACAGTGGGTGCGCCTGCAGCGGCATTTTTACAGTCAATTTCTTGACCGTCCATCGGCCTCGCTGGCGCGGGGCGATACGCCGGTGCGCGCCATTGTGCCGCCGATGCGCCCCTGCGGCCTTTCTGCACAGGCGGGGGAAACGGTGCGGCGGGAAATTTTGCAGGCATCGCAACTGCTGCACCTGCTGGCCGAACAGGGCAAGCTGCTGGCAGCACGGCCCACGGACATGGCCAAGCAGCGGTTTTTGGGCACGTGGCAACGGTTGCAGACCCTATGGGACAACAGCGCGTATTTTAATGTGCTGGGGTATCTGTGGATGTGCGAATCGCAGGAAGCCGGGGGCGATTTGCCTGCCATGCTCGCGCTGGCGCAGCAGTATGCCGTGCTTATGGCGGCATGGGCGCAGGGGGCGGAAGCCTGA
- a CDS encoding potassium channel family protein, translating into MKKKMEVGVIGLGKFGLPLAIALEERGHSVVGVDGSENRVRQAQSLLAHVYIADAKDSAVLRQLRFQDLDLVVVSVGSSMEASILIVFNLLEMGVRKLAVKAITPEHKKILTRLGVENVIQPEHDAALTLAHRIANPGMLDMLQLGGGVLLQELEVNNWAGQSLMELQLTAQGIMVVAIRPKGEQDYSFVPAADRVLLQGDTLAAIGKEADILRLVS; encoded by the coding sequence ATGAAAAAGAAAATGGAAGTAGGCGTGATAGGGCTTGGCAAGTTTGGCCTGCCGCTGGCGATTGCCCTTGAGGAGCGGGGACACTCGGTGGTGGGGGTGGACGGCAGCGAGAACAGGGTGCGGCAGGCGCAGAGCCTGCTGGCGCATGTGTACATTGCCGATGCCAAGGACAGTGCCGTGTTGCGGCAGCTGCGTTTTCAGGATCTGGATCTTGTGGTGGTGAGTGTGGGGTCTTCTATGGAGGCTTCCATTCTCATTGTGTTCAATCTGCTGGAGATGGGAGTGCGCAAGCTGGCTGTTAAGGCCATTACTCCGGAGCATAAAAAGATACTCACCCGGCTGGGGGTGGAAAATGTCATTCAGCCGGAGCATGACGCCGCCCTGACGCTGGCGCACCGCATCGCCAATCCCGGCATGCTGGACATGCTGCAACTGGGCGGCGGGGTGCTGTTGCAGGAACTGGAAGTGAACAACTGGGCGGGCCAATCGCTCATGGAACTGCAACTGACGGCACAGGGCATAATGGTGGTGGCTATCCGGCCCAAGGGTGAGCAGGATTATTCCTTTGTGCCTGCGGCGGACAGGGTGCTGCTGCAGGGGGATACCCTTGCCGCCATAGGCAAGGAGGCCGATATCCTGCGGCTGGTATCGTAA